The genomic window ATGTTAATCCTGGAAGTTCATCGTCCAGAAGTAAGCATTTCAGTTTTGTATTCAAGTAAATCAATTTTTAGATGAGCAATATAAACGTCGTTTTCTATAAACTTATCGAGTTTGAAATTATTCTTATAAATGATTCTTAGACGATGTTCGAGAGTGGCATGTCCAAAACCGCTCCGTTCCTTTTTTAATACTTTTTTATCTGATATTTTGTTCGAAACCGTCATAAAAAAAGCATTGTCTTTAAATTCAAAAACAACGGAAATAAAAGCGTCGGCACTTTGAAGATCGGCGTGTTTGAAGGCATTTTCAATCAAATCAATAGAAATCAGCGGTGCTAATAAAGGCTGATCGTACAATTTATCCTCTTTGTTAATATTGGTTTTGATTTTTAACTCAAAAAGCGGACTGATTTTTATTTTATTGATTTCGATTAAATTCAGCGCAAAATCAATTTCTTCTTTTGCCGTTACAAATTTCTTTTTGCTTTCATATAAAATATAATCCAAAACATTGGCCAGTTTATCTAATGCAAAATAGGTTTGGTACGCGTGCGACTGAATCGAATTTAGTATGTTTTTAAACAAATGCGGATTTAGTTTAGACTCCAGATTTTCTAACTGCAGATCATTCACTTTAACTTCAAGCGCATAAAAACTTTTTTCAATATCTTCTTTTGCTTTTTTTGCCTCTATTAATTGATAAATCATATAACAAATTATTATAACCAGCAATAAAAGAATGGCTAAGAAAATATATGTTATCGTATTATTATCGTTCATATGTAGTAGGTTTTTGTGAGCCTCTAATTGCAAAAATATTATTCTTCCTTCTAAATTACTGCAAATATGAGAAAAGCTGCTAACTAAACAGCTAAAAGAAAGAAATATATCACAAGGTAAAATCTTTAAGCATTTGTGTTAACATAAAGTAAAATAGAGGCGATTGATTATGATTTCGAGCACTTTTCACTACATTTGCATCCATTTTTAAAGATTTTATGAAAAACGCGATTCAAGTTGGATTTTGGGAAAAGTTAGCCCGAATCATACTTAAAAACAGAATAACAATTTTAATAATATTATCTGTTTTAACTGTTTTCCTTGCCTTGCAGTGGAGAAACCTTTCTATGACGTACACAGAAGCAAATCTGCTTCCTAAAGATCATATTGCGAACAAAGAATATCAGAAATTCTTAGACAAATTTGGCGAAGAAGGAAACCTTGTTGTTATTGGTTTTAAGGATCCTAAGTTTTTTACTCCAAAAAATTACGCTGCTTGGAATGAATTAATGACAGGTTTGAAGAAATCAAAAGAAGTCGACTTGGTTGTTTCTTTAAATGATTTGAAAAAACTGGAAAAAGATACGGTTAACGAAAAATTCGTATTAAATCCGTTTATCGATCAGAAAAAAGCACTTGACCCTGCTTACTTAAAAACTATTCAATACGATTTATTTCACAATTTACCTTTTTACGAAGGACTTTTATTCAATAAAGAAAGCGGCAGTGTTCGTTCTGCGGTTTACATCAATAAAAAACTAGTAAATACTGCCGAAAGAAAAACTTTCATACTTAAAGATTTAGTTCCTAAAATCGATAAATTTGAAAAGACGACAGGAATAGACCTTAAAGTTTCTGGAATGCCGTACATCAGAACGATCAATGCGGACAATATGAAAGGTGAAATCGGACTTTTTATTGGAGCGTCTTTATTTACGGTTTCTCTGATTTTCTTTTTCTTTTTCCGTTCGTTTAGAGCTACGTTTATCTCGATTTGTATTTTAATTATTGGTGTAACATGGTCGTTTGGAACACTAGGGTTATTTGGTTATAAAATCACGATTTTAACAGCTATTATTCCACCGCTGATTATCGTAATCGGAATTACAAACTGTATTTTCCTGATTAATAAATACCAGCAGGAAATCAAATTACATAACAATCAGGCAAAAGCGTTACAGCGTGTTATTTCAAAAATTGGTTCTTCGACTTTGATGACCAATTTAACAGCTGCAATTGGTTTTGCTACCTTGATGATTACAGGAAACGAACTCCTTTTTGAATTTGGTTTAGTAACTTCTATCAACGTGCTTTCTGTTTATACTTTGACACTTTTTATTGTGCCAATTATTTACAGTTTTATGCCATTGCCAAAAGCAAAACATTTATATCACTTAGATAAAACTTATATTTCGACTCTTTTAAATACGGTTACAACAATCGTTAAAGGCAAAAAGACAATCGTTTACTGTATTTACGCTGTTCTATTTCTTGTAAGTTTAAATGGAGTGAGACAAATGAAAGTTTCAGGAAGTTTAATTGGTGAAATGCCAAAAAGCGCCTCTTTCTTTAAGGATATTTTGTTCTACGAAAAAGAATTCAACGGAGTTATGCCGCTTGAAATCATGGTGGACACCAAAAAGAAAAAAGGTGTTATGAAGGCTTCGACTATTCGTAAAATGGACGAACTTCAAAATACAATTTCTGAAATTCCTGAGTTGGCAAAACCAGTTTCTGTGGTAAATTTGGTTAAATATTCTAAACAAGCTTTTTACAATGGAAACCCAGAATATTACCAATTGCCAACTTCGCAAGAGCAGACTTTTATTTTAAGTTATGCTAAAAACGCAACCAAAAACAGCAAAGAGAATTTAATGAAAGCTTACGTTGATTCAACTGGACAATATGCCAGAATCACAACTTTCATGAAAGATATCGGAACTGATGAAATGGCAAAAGTGGAAGAGAAATTACACAAAAAAATTGATGAAATTTTCCCTAAAGATCGTTTTGAAGTTACCGTTACCGGAAAAGCATTAGTTTTCCAAAAAGGAACTACTTATCTGGCGCACAACTTAATTGAGTCATTGCTTTTTGCAATTTTGACAATTGCAATTTTGATGCTATATTTATTCAGATCTTTTAAAATGGTCGCAGCTTCTTTAATCACAAATATTTTACCACTTTGTATTACATCTGGATTAATGGGGTATTTTGGAATTCCGTTAAAACCTTCAACAATTTTGGTATTCAGTATCGCATTCGGAATCTCGGTTGATAATGCAATTCAGTTTATGGCGAAATACAAAGATGAGTTGATTCAAAACAAAGGAAAAGTAAAAAAATCTGTTTTCAGCGCTTTAAGAGAAACTGGAGTAAGTACTTTTTATACTTCTGTGGTTTTGATTTTAGGTTTTGCAACTTTCACTTTATCAAGTTTCAGCGGAACAATTGCTTTAGGAGGATTAATTTCTTGTACTTTGGTTTTTGCGATGTTTGCTAACTTGGTGGTTTTACCATCGCTTGTTCTAACTTTCGAGAAGAAGAAAACAAAGAAAGAGGAATTGGAGAATTTGGAGAAGTAAGGTTTATTAAGCCTTATAAGGAAATTGTTTATAGAAATGAATAATGAAAAAGATAGAAATATATTCAAGTAAAAAAAAATCAGCCCCAATATTAATAATATCTCTTATATGTTTTATTGGGGCAGTTTATATCCTGCTAACAACCAACTATAGTGCAATTACTAGCATTGAAAAAGCCATTTTATTAAAAGTTTTATTATCCGTTATAAGTTTATTTTGTGGAGCAGGAATCTATGTTTCATTAAAACAATTGATAAAAAAGAAATTATTTTTAATCATTGATGAAAATGGAATTAATGTCAATCCAGAAAATTCTACTTCTGAATCCATAAAATGGAAGAATGTTGAAAGTTTTTCTGAATTAAAAATGCATAACCAAAAAATGGTTCTTATTGAAGTTAACAATCCTAGTTATTGGATTGAAAACGAGAGTAATTACATGAGAAAAAAATTAATAGAATTTAATTTAAAGAATTACGGTGCGCCATTTGTACTTTCAGCAATCTCAATGGATTTAAATCATGATGAACTTCTAAAAGTACTATATGACAATCTTGGGAAGTTCCAGCATTTAACATAAAGTTTGTCATTTCTACGAAGGAGAAATCTCCGCAATATATTCCGCAAAGCTAGGAAATACTAGACGGAGCTACTTGCGGAGATTTCTCTCCCGAAGCCTCGGGATCGAAATGACAAAAATGAGAGAAATACAAAATATCAGTAAAATTGCTTCTTTTGAAACCGAGTGCCCTAGCCCTGATCGAAGCGGTATCCTTTCTGTTTTTTCTTTAAAAACAGAAAGATATAGCGAAGAGCAGGAATCCGCTTCAAAAATTAATTATTATCGATTATATTTGCAGTTGTTCAAAACGAATATTATTTAATATCAATTATATATAAAAATGAAACACACAAAAGTTAGAGACTTATTAAACAGTACGACGACGTTACAGGAAGTGAATGCAAAAGGTTGGGTGAGAACTTTTAGAAATAATCAGTTCATCGCTTTAAATGACGGTTCTACAATTAATAATATTCAATGTGTTGTTGATTTTGAAAATACACCAGAAGAGACTTTAAAAAGAATCACAACTGGAGCAGCAGTTTCTGTAATTGGAACTTTGGTTGAAAGTAAAGGTGCAGGTCAGAAATATGAAATTCAAGTGAACAAACTTGAAATTCTTGGAGATTCTGATGCGGAGAAATTCCCAATGCAGCCTAAAAAACACTCTTTAGAGTTTCTACGTGAAAACGCTCACTTGCGTGTACGTACAAATGCTTTTGGAGCAATTATGCGTGTACGTTCTGTATTGTCTTATGCAGTTCACAAATATTTTCAGAATAAAGGTTTTGTGTATGTAAATACGCCAATTATCACTGGAGCTGATGCTGAGGGTGCTGGAGAAATGTTTCAAGTAACTTCATTGCCTTTGGATAATCTTCCAAAAAATGAAGAAGGAAACATTGATTTCAAAAAAGATTTCTTTGGAAAACACACCAACTTAACGGTTTCTGGACAATTAGAAGGGGAAACTTTTGCAATGGCTTTGGGTCAGATTTATACTTTTGGACCAACATTTAGAGCGGAGAATTCAAATACTTCTCGTCACTTGGCAGAATTCTGGATGATCGAGCCTGAAGTTGCTTTCAATGATTTGGATGACAATATGGATTTGGCTGAAGATTTTATTCAGTACGTAATTAAATATGCTTTAGACAACTGTAAAGATGATTTGAAATTCTTAGAGGGAAGACTTCTTGAAGAAGAAAAATCTAAACCACAGGCAGAAAGAAGCGAAATGGCGTTGTTAGAGAAATTGAACTTTGTTTTAGAAAACAACTTCAAACGTGTTTCTTATACTGAGGCAATTGACATTTTAAGAGATTCCACTCCAAATAAAAAGAAAAAATTCAGCTACTTAATTAACGAATGGGGAGCTGATTTACAGTCAGAACACGAGCGTTATTTAGTTGAAAAGCACTTTAAATGTCCTGTAATTTTATACGATTATCCAGCAAACATTAAAGCGTTTTACATGCGTTTGAATGACAACACTGAACCAGGAAGAGAAACAGTTCGCGCAATGGATATTCTTTTCCCTGGAATTGGAGAAATTGTTGGAGGTTCTGAAAGAGAAGAGCGTTACGATGTTTTGGTTGAAAAAATGAAAGCTTTAAACATCGACGAAGAAGAATTATACTGGTATTTAGACACCAGAAGATTTGGTTCTGCAACTCACGCAGGTTTTGGTTTAGGATTTGAGCGTTTGGTATTGTTTGTTACAGGAATGACAAACATTAGAGACGTAATTCCTTTCCCAAGAACTCCGGGCAGCGCGGAATTCTAAAAAATTTAGTTTAAAAAAGTTTCAAGTTTCAGGTTTCAAGTTAGTGAAACTTGAACTAAAATTATAAAATTTGTTTTCAAGTTTCAGGTTTTAGGTTGTCCGTTCAGTTGGAAAACCTGAAACTTGAAACTTGAAACTTTTAACAAAAACAAATGCTAAAGCAATTTTTAAATTTAAAATTATCCCAAAAATTATCTCCACAGCAAATTCAGCTGATGAAGTTAATTCAATTGCCTACGCAAGCTTTTGAGCAACGTTTATTAGAAGAAATGAACGAAAATCCGGCTCTGGAAGCTGGAAAAGAAGATGAATACGAAGCAGATGAATTTGCCAATGAAGACTACGACGATTATGATGATGCAGAATCTGACAGAATCGAAGCAGACGATATTAATATTGACGAATACCTAAGCGACGACGATACGCCTGATTACAAAACTCAGGTGAATAATTACAGTGAAGACGAAGAACGCGAAACACCTTTTGCTTCGCCAATTAGTTTTCATCAGGATTTAATCAATCAGCTGAATACTTTTATTTTAAACGACGAAGAACGCGAAATCGCCGAATTCCTTGTGGGAAGTATTGACGATATGGGTTACATCCGCAGAAGCATTCCGGATATTGTAGACGACATGGCTTTTACTCAGGGAATTTATACTGATGAAGCAATGGTCGAAAAAATGATGACCGTGATTCACGAGTTAGAACCTTCGGGAGTTGGTGCGCGAGATTTACAGGAATGTTTACTGCTTCAATTAAAGCATAAAACACCAACTGAATATGTTGATCTGGCAATTGATATTATCGAAAATCAGTTTGATGCTTTTACGAAAAAACATTACGATAAGTTATTGCAGAAATACAGTGTCTCTAACGAACAGCTTAAAAAAGGCATTCACGAAATTGAGAGACTAAACCCAAAACCGGGTGGATCTTATACTGGAAACAATAAAGTAACTGAAAATGTAGTTCCTGATTTCGCGATCAGAATTGTCGACGGCGAGCTTGAATTGACTTTAAACGGAAGAAATGCTCCTTCTCTGCACGTTTCT from Flavobacterium fluviale includes these protein-coding regions:
- a CDS encoding sensor histidine kinase, yielding MNDNNTITYIFLAILLLLVIIICYMIYQLIEAKKAKEDIEKSFYALEVKVNDLQLENLESKLNPHLFKNILNSIQSHAYQTYFALDKLANVLDYILYESKKKFVTAKEEIDFALNLIEINKIKISPLFELKIKTNINKEDKLYDQPLLAPLISIDLIENAFKHADLQSADAFISVVFEFKDNAFFMTVSNKISDKKVLKKERSGFGHATLEHRLRIIYKNNFKLDKFIENDVYIAHLKIDLLEYKTEMLTSGR
- a CDS encoding efflux RND transporter permease subunit; protein product: MKNAIQVGFWEKLARIILKNRITILIILSVLTVFLALQWRNLSMTYTEANLLPKDHIANKEYQKFLDKFGEEGNLVVIGFKDPKFFTPKNYAAWNELMTGLKKSKEVDLVVSLNDLKKLEKDTVNEKFVLNPFIDQKKALDPAYLKTIQYDLFHNLPFYEGLLFNKESGSVRSAVYINKKLVNTAERKTFILKDLVPKIDKFEKTTGIDLKVSGMPYIRTINADNMKGEIGLFIGASLFTVSLIFFFFFRSFRATFISICILIIGVTWSFGTLGLFGYKITILTAIIPPLIIVIGITNCIFLINKYQQEIKLHNNQAKALQRVISKIGSSTLMTNLTAAIGFATLMITGNELLFEFGLVTSINVLSVYTLTLFIVPIIYSFMPLPKAKHLYHLDKTYISTLLNTVTTIVKGKKTIVYCIYAVLFLVSLNGVRQMKVSGSLIGEMPKSASFFKDILFYEKEFNGVMPLEIMVDTKKKKGVMKASTIRKMDELQNTISEIPELAKPVSVVNLVKYSKQAFYNGNPEYYQLPTSQEQTFILSYAKNATKNSKENLMKAYVDSTGQYARITTFMKDIGTDEMAKVEEKLHKKIDEIFPKDRFEVTVTGKALVFQKGTTYLAHNLIESLLFAILTIAILMLYLFRSFKMVAASLITNILPLCITSGLMGYFGIPLKPSTILVFSIAFGISVDNAIQFMAKYKDELIQNKGKVKKSVFSALRETGVSTFYTSVVLILGFATFTLSSFSGTIALGGLISCTLVFAMFANLVVLPSLVLTFEKKKTKKEELENLEK
- a CDS encoding STM3941 family protein, which gives rise to MKKIEIYSSKKKSAPILIISLICFIGAVYILLTTNYSAITSIEKAILLKVLLSVISLFCGAGIYVSLKQLIKKKLFLIIDENGINVNPENSTSESIKWKNVESFSELKMHNQKMVLIEVNNPSYWIENESNYMRKKLIEFNLKNYGAPFVLSAISMDLNHDELLKVLYDNLGKFQHLT
- the asnS gene encoding asparagine--tRNA ligase, coding for MKHTKVRDLLNSTTTLQEVNAKGWVRTFRNNQFIALNDGSTINNIQCVVDFENTPEETLKRITTGAAVSVIGTLVESKGAGQKYEIQVNKLEILGDSDAEKFPMQPKKHSLEFLRENAHLRVRTNAFGAIMRVRSVLSYAVHKYFQNKGFVYVNTPIITGADAEGAGEMFQVTSLPLDNLPKNEEGNIDFKKDFFGKHTNLTVSGQLEGETFAMALGQIYTFGPTFRAENSNTSRHLAEFWMIEPEVAFNDLDDNMDLAEDFIQYVIKYALDNCKDDLKFLEGRLLEEEKSKPQAERSEMALLEKLNFVLENNFKRVSYTEAIDILRDSTPNKKKKFSYLINEWGADLQSEHERYLVEKHFKCPVILYDYPANIKAFYMRLNDNTEPGRETVRAMDILFPGIGEIVGGSEREERYDVLVEKMKALNIDEEELYWYLDTRRFGSATHAGFGLGFERLVLFVTGMTNIRDVIPFPRTPGSAEF
- the rpoN gene encoding RNA polymerase factor sigma-54; the protein is MLKQFLNLKLSQKLSPQQIQLMKLIQLPTQAFEQRLLEEMNENPALEAGKEDEYEADEFANEDYDDYDDAESDRIEADDINIDEYLSDDDTPDYKTQVNNYSEDEERETPFASPISFHQDLINQLNTFILNDEEREIAEFLVGSIDDMGYIRRSIPDIVDDMAFTQGIYTDEAMVEKMMTVIHELEPSGVGARDLQECLLLQLKHKTPTEYVDLAIDIIENQFDAFTKKHYDKLLQKYSVSNEQLKKGIHEIERLNPKPGGSYTGNNKVTENVVPDFAIRIVDGELELTLNGRNAPSLHVSKDYQEMMQTYKDSRDKSTAQKDAVQFIKQKLDSAKWFIDAIRQRQETLFVTMNAIMHYQEEFFLDGDETKLKPMILKDIADMVGLDISTISRVANSKYVETPYGTKLIKEFFSEAMKNDQGEDVSTLEIKKILKNTIEEEDKKKPLPDDQLAEILKEKGYPIARRTIAKYREQLDIPVARMRKKI